From a region of the Luteibaculum oceani genome:
- the trxA gene encoding thioredoxin — translation MMSKFQELIKGETPVLVDFYADWCGPCKTLAPILDTLKTDLGNKIKILKINVDKNPKAAAAYNVRGVPTLIFYHRGEIKWRKSGVIPLPELKKMVSI, via the coding sequence ATCATGAGTAAATTTCAAGAGTTAATAAAAGGAGAAACTCCTGTATTAGTTGACTTTTACGCCGATTGGTGTGGACCTTGTAAAACACTAGCTCCAATATTAGATACGCTTAAAACCGATCTTGGAAATAAAATAAAAATCTTAAAAATTAATGTGGATAAAAACCCAAAAGCTGCCGCGGCATATAACGTAAGAGGGGTGCCAACACTAATTTTTTACCACAGAGGTGAAATAAAATGGCGAAAAAGTGGCGTTATTCCACTTCCAGAATTAAAAAAAATGGTTTCCATTTAA
- a CDS encoding thiopeptide-type bacteriocin biosynthesis protein: protein MSKDNAKWRAAHLYYGEPWETMMREFLFPWIKNHIEEGVEPYFFIRYWERGPHVRFRFKVSDNRFSGLSKKLENDFYSYCTQNPSDFSFYGMKPEDLAKISADWYPNNSLQWIAYEPETARYGGPATLPICEDQFMNCSRTCLSIIEEDIDWSYTDSLTSSIQQHVLFLRAVGFDKERAQLFLHFVFLSWYPRASENWNALSTDEQKKERDRIVKAFDDQFALQKDQLIPFINTLWNASEEEFEDILEPYMIQWYTLSRETKEKLQTAQKNGELQDPGWIRTVKGIQVDTEEAALWALYSSFVHMTNNRIGVQNKDEAYLAHLISKTLDQIG from the coding sequence ATGAGTAAGGATAACGCGAAGTGGAGAGCAGCACATTTATATTATGGCGAGCCATGGGAAACAATGATGCGGGAATTTCTATTTCCTTGGATAAAAAACCATATCGAGGAGGGTGTAGAGCCTTACTTTTTCATTCGATATTGGGAAAGGGGGCCTCATGTTCGGTTTAGATTTAAAGTTTCGGATAATAGATTTTCGGGACTATCTAAAAAATTAGAGAATGACTTTTACTCCTACTGCACACAAAACCCATCAGATTTCTCCTTCTACGGGATGAAACCCGAAGATTTGGCCAAAATAAGTGCCGATTGGTACCCTAATAATTCCTTGCAGTGGATTGCTTATGAACCAGAAACAGCAAGGTATGGTGGCCCCGCAACACTACCAATTTGCGAGGATCAGTTTATGAATTGCTCTAGAACTTGCTTATCGATAATAGAGGAAGATATCGATTGGTCCTACACCGATAGTTTAACCAGCTCCATCCAGCAACATGTTTTGTTTTTGAGGGCGGTAGGATTCGATAAAGAACGGGCGCAGTTGTTTTTACATTTTGTGTTTTTGTCTTGGTATCCAAGGGCCTCAGAAAACTGGAACGCGCTAAGTACAGATGAGCAGAAAAAGGAACGCGATCGAATAGTAAAGGCATTTGATGATCAATTCGCGTTACAAAAGGATCAATTGATTCCTTTTATTAATACCCTATGGAATGCTTCCGAGGAGGAGTTTGAAGACATTTTGGAGCCATATATGATTCAGTGGTACACATTGAGTAGGGAGACCAAAGAAAAGCTCCAAACTGCACAGAAAAATGGCGAATTACAAGATCCAGGTTGGATAAGAACCGTAAAGGGCATTCAGGTAGATACCGAAGAGGCTGCTTTATGGGCTTTGTATTCGAGTTTTGTCCACATGACCAATAACCGAATAGGAGTTCAGAATAAGGACGAGGCGTATTTGGCACATTTGATATCAAAGACTCTGGATCAAATTGGTTAA
- a CDS encoding DUF1801 domain-containing protein, translating into MKIDERIASFIDHHAKGDAELIGKLHNYLIRLPGISASIHLGVPFYRRKHWLCYINPQADGGVELAFPNAYLMNGLQEKLNFGKRSQVGGIILRTTSELTQPLIAELVQTAIFIDNSLNKGFPL; encoded by the coding sequence ATGAAAATAGACGAGAGAATTGCAAGTTTCATTGACCATCACGCAAAGGGGGATGCAGAATTAATTGGAAAACTTCATAATTATCTCATTCGGTTACCTGGAATTTCTGCAAGCATACATTTAGGGGTGCCATTTTACCGAAGGAAACATTGGCTTTGTTATATTAATCCACAGGCCGACGGAGGAGTGGAGTTGGCATTTCCGAATGCCTATTTAATGAATGGTTTACAAGAAAAGTTGAATTTTGGGAAACGGTCTCAGGTTGGTGGAATTATTCTTAGAACAACTAGTGAGCTTACCCAGCCGCTCATTGCTGAATTGGTGCAAACTGCAATTTTTATCGATAACTCCTTGAATAAAGGCTTTCCATTATAA
- a CDS encoding pinensin family lanthipeptide: protein MGKKLKISDLKIKSFVTDVNEANVKGGKGPNHTEYSCYRYMSCFEFQCFTRDDGKFCKI from the coding sequence ATGGGTAAAAAACTAAAAATATCAGACCTTAAGATCAAGAGCTTTGTTACCGACGTTAACGAGGCAAATGTAAAAGGCGGTAAAGGCCCGAATCATACCGAATATAGCTGTTATCGCTACATGTCGTGCTTTGAATTCCAGTGCTTTACCAGAGATGATGGTAAATTCTGTAAAATCTAG
- a CDS encoding mechanosensitive ion channel family protein, whose amino-acid sequence MEFSIASQITQPLQKVGEKLQGWITEAITMLPNLLAGAVCYLFFWLVARAVKRILGKAMGKYSDNKVLQNLFTTIAYYSVLGLGFFVVLEILKLEKTVTSLLAGVGVIGLALSFAFQDIAANFISGIILAFRRPFQVDQIVEIGGVMGTVSRTNLRVTVITTFQGQEVYIPNKDVLQNPITNYSILGQYRIDLAVGVSYGDDLEKVEELVIDTIKNLDGVIRHEDMIFTYTGFGSSSVDFEIKFWIEYPDHPGFLEMRNKAIKAVKKAFDKNEITIPFPIRTLDFGIKGGADLSQMSVRVLSKEKD is encoded by the coding sequence ATGGAATTTTCTATCGCAAGTCAAATTACCCAGCCTCTACAAAAGGTAGGTGAAAAGTTACAGGGCTGGATAACTGAAGCCATTACTATGCTTCCTAACTTATTAGCAGGGGCGGTCTGTTACTTGTTTTTTTGGTTGGTTGCTCGGGCTGTTAAAAGGATTCTGGGTAAAGCCATGGGTAAATATTCCGACAACAAAGTTTTACAAAACCTATTTACCACCATTGCTTATTACTCTGTTTTAGGGTTGGGATTTTTTGTAGTTCTCGAAATTCTTAAGCTTGAGAAAACAGTTACTTCGTTACTAGCAGGGGTAGGAGTAATTGGTTTGGCCTTAAGTTTTGCCTTTCAAGATATAGCTGCCAATTTTATTTCCGGAATTATTTTAGCTTTTAGAAGGCCTTTTCAGGTGGACCAAATAGTGGAAATTGGAGGCGTTATGGGTACGGTGTCAAGAACCAATTTAAGAGTCACCGTAATTACAACATTTCAAGGTCAAGAGGTATACATTCCAAATAAAGATGTCTTACAAAATCCTATTACCAATTACTCCATTCTTGGACAGTATAGAATTGATTTAGCCGTGGGGGTTTCGTACGGAGATGACTTAGAAAAGGTTGAAGAACTTGTGATAGATACGATAAAAAATCTTGACGGAGTAATTCGTCATGAGGATATGATATTTACTTATACTGGTTTCGGGAGTTCGTCGGTGGATTTTGAAATTAAATTTTGGATTGAATATCCCGACCACCCTGGTTTTCTTGAAATGAGAAATAAAGCAATTAAGGCAGTTAAGAAAGCTTTCGATAAAAATGAGATTACCATTCCTTTTCCAATCAGAACCTTGGATTTTGGGATTAAAGGAGGTGCAGACCTTTCTCAAATGTCGGTTCGGGTACTTTCAAAGGAGAAGGATTAA
- a CDS encoding lantibiotic dehydratase, whose product MSTIFPYFLTRIGGEPIEILEQLSRPEAYAKAENLSALSQEIEKLGKEISDDLFEEIGTLEQEELQKELLNVKRSVFNGRNIGLPVAIDHISDKTAGKIRQYIATQEKLIKAEEAYVSSFPGEMAQAREGVKKAVASEPLKLGISLSSHILLANLERIVKRPADSFRKKELKAEESILKYLTRTSAKTSPFSFFTQLAMGKVDGEGFIAEKNGMGKGNSTLNNHLLSFFKSVLVEIPEIADRVNVRLNPTVTYTNGQILYLTNNNNVEAFQRIEENPLIELFTDFFGKEYPDGLALGDAIAKLVEGEYVDAGPDELRGFIQSLFSYGLLEWDFGISGIDPFWDKKLVTWLSGLNIETPAVDIAKEALIEARIFAESFSEIQAEKRYKELKLAFEAFKGRCLKLHELAGLPEDERLDADERAAKIKAEQEKKEKEDNKEEESDSPPFKHTSTTYFHFRQEQFLYEDVEANADVTLGNDDAQALVAPVRRLCHALRNFEGFEPEQERMAAFFEEKFGEGPVSLLEFYEQYYRDVKVPEHKAMEQFKEERKKNKDAKPPELKYKAEKTAKKREKAKAALVEWLKQNSELEHGKININTEGLNTADVKDKTFSMAMFIQPYHDDKKIKGVVNSMFPGYGKMFSRFLHLFPSELTEALIQANTSGEGNKIYVENTDASYFNANLHPPLMPYEINTPGGHNTLEPKQQISVTDLLVAPNSEGGLKLVHSQRNKEVSLFDLGFQGHKGRSELYQLLTRFTDAEMLGLNPLFEMLSEVYPIPEGEPKPEVWLDDTVCVNRRSWKIPKDQLPELPNHWGEAECYKAIIDWKNRLRLPDEVFIKITNHQELETLDYEVVKEIGRDAYKPQYLDFRQLPMVCNLFKKLLSKVPIQLAISEMKPNAGEMIATKEGRFVTELMMQWYE is encoded by the coding sequence ATGTCAACCATTTTCCCTTATTTTCTTACCAGAATTGGTGGGGAACCCATAGAAATACTAGAACAACTTTCTCGTCCCGAGGCCTATGCCAAAGCGGAAAATTTATCTGCTTTAAGTCAGGAAATTGAGAAGTTGGGTAAGGAGATATCCGATGATCTTTTTGAAGAAATTGGAACATTGGAACAAGAGGAATTGCAGAAAGAATTGCTCAATGTAAAACGCAGTGTTTTTAATGGTAGAAACATTGGGCTACCTGTCGCTATAGATCATATTTCCGACAAAACCGCAGGAAAAATCAGACAGTACATTGCCACGCAAGAGAAATTGATAAAGGCTGAAGAAGCGTATGTAAGCAGTTTTCCAGGCGAAATGGCACAGGCAAGAGAAGGTGTAAAAAAAGCTGTTGCATCTGAGCCACTGAAATTGGGAATTTCACTATCCAGTCATATTCTACTTGCGAACCTGGAGCGCATTGTAAAACGACCAGCCGACTCGTTTAGAAAAAAGGAATTAAAAGCCGAGGAGAGCATCCTTAAATACCTTACGCGTACTAGCGCCAAAACTTCTCCATTTAGTTTTTTCACCCAGCTGGCAATGGGAAAAGTGGATGGAGAAGGGTTTATAGCGGAAAAAAATGGGATGGGAAAAGGAAATTCCACGCTCAACAATCATCTACTCAGCTTTTTTAAATCTGTTTTAGTCGAGATACCAGAGATAGCAGACCGTGTAAATGTTAGGTTAAATCCAACGGTTACGTATACCAATGGACAGATTTTATACCTAACCAATAACAACAATGTGGAAGCTTTTCAGCGTATTGAGGAGAACCCATTAATTGAATTGTTTACAGACTTTTTTGGTAAGGAATATCCTGACGGATTAGCCTTGGGTGATGCCATAGCTAAGCTTGTAGAGGGTGAGTACGTAGATGCTGGCCCTGATGAGCTAAGAGGTTTTATCCAAAGCCTATTTTCTTACGGTTTATTAGAGTGGGATTTTGGAATTAGTGGAATAGACCCGTTCTGGGATAAAAAATTGGTGACTTGGTTATCTGGGTTGAATATTGAAACACCCGCTGTAGATATTGCTAAAGAAGCATTGATAGAAGCTCGAATTTTTGCGGAATCTTTTAGTGAAATTCAAGCAGAGAAGCGATACAAGGAGCTTAAGTTAGCTTTTGAGGCATTCAAAGGTCGTTGTCTAAAATTACATGAGTTGGCTGGGCTTCCGGAAGACGAGCGTTTGGACGCTGATGAGCGTGCAGCTAAAATTAAGGCCGAGCAAGAAAAGAAGGAAAAAGAAGATAATAAGGAAGAAGAATCAGATTCCCCCCCTTTTAAACATACCAGTACCACCTATTTTCATTTTAGGCAGGAGCAATTCTTATACGAAGATGTAGAGGCTAATGCCGATGTTACTCTTGGTAATGATGATGCACAAGCACTCGTGGCTCCTGTGCGTAGGCTTTGCCATGCCTTAAGAAATTTTGAGGGATTTGAACCGGAGCAAGAGCGAATGGCTGCATTTTTCGAGGAAAAATTCGGAGAAGGTCCGGTTTCACTGCTAGAGTTTTATGAGCAATATTATCGCGATGTGAAAGTTCCCGAGCACAAGGCAATGGAGCAGTTTAAGGAGGAGCGAAAGAAAAACAAAGATGCCAAGCCGCCAGAACTAAAATACAAGGCAGAAAAAACCGCGAAAAAGAGAGAAAAAGCAAAGGCAGCTTTGGTAGAATGGCTCAAGCAAAATAGCGAATTAGAGCATGGGAAAATTAATATAAATACGGAGGGGCTTAATACGGCGGATGTAAAGGATAAAACCTTTTCAATGGCCATGTTTATCCAGCCTTATCACGACGATAAGAAGATAAAAGGGGTGGTGAATAGCATGTTTCCGGGTTATGGAAAGATGTTCAGTCGATTTTTGCACCTTTTCCCATCTGAGCTTACCGAGGCTTTAATTCAGGCAAATACCAGTGGTGAAGGCAATAAGATTTATGTGGAAAATACCGACGCATCTTACTTTAACGCCAATCTGCATCCACCGTTAATGCCATACGAGATAAATACACCGGGAGGGCACAATACCTTAGAACCCAAACAGCAAATATCTGTAACCGATTTACTTGTAGCACCCAATTCAGAGGGCGGCTTGAAATTGGTACACTCCCAACGAAATAAGGAGGTAAGTTTGTTCGATTTAGGTTTTCAGGGGCACAAAGGGAGATCGGAGTTGTACCAACTCTTAACCCGATTTACCGATGCCGAAATGCTAGGCCTAAATCCACTTTTTGAAATGCTCTCTGAAGTATATCCAATTCCAGAAGGGGAGCCGAAACCAGAAGTTTGGTTAGACGACACGGTATGTGTGAATAGGCGATCTTGGAAAATCCCCAAAGATCAACTTCCAGAATTACCGAATCACTGGGGTGAAGCGGAATGTTACAAAGCCATTATAGACTGGAAGAATAGGCTGCGGCTACCCGACGAAGTGTTTATTAAAATAACCAATCACCAGGAGTTAGAAACTCTAGATTACGAGGTAGTAAAAGAAATCGGTAGAGATGCTTATAAGCCGCAATATTTGGACTTTAGGCAACTACCTATGGTTTGTAATTTGTTTAAAAAGTTATTGAGTAAGGTGCCTATACAGTTGGCCATTTCTGAAATGAAACCCAACGCCGGTGAAATGATAGCCACCAAAGAAGGTAGATTTGTAACCGAATTAATGATGCAGTGGTATGAGTAA
- a CDS encoding peptidase domain-containing ABC transporter: MKSFPHYKQLDTMDCGPTCIRMIAKYYGKRFSLQKLRERSSIGRDGVSLLGISDAAESLGFRTLSAKIPFDKMVEEAPMPLIAHWQQNHFIVVYDYRKGKVHVADPDKGIIKFTKEEFLRGWKANANEEGIVLLMEPSPAFYEEEDDKVSYKGFGFLLGYLWQYKKFVIQVFLGLLVGSLLQLIFPFLTQALVDQGIANQNLGFIYTVLAAQMMLFISRTSVEVIRSWILLHLGTRININILSDFLIKLMKLPISFFNQKMIGDIMQRIGDHQRISAFLTGNSLTILFSFLNFIVFGVVLLIYSSTIFGLFLAGTSLYVIWVVLFMKKRRELDNKRFAELSNNQNSLYQLIVGMPEIKLNNCEKQKRWEWEHIQALLFKLSVKSLSLNQYQTAGASFINELKNILITFIAAKLVLEGELTLGMMLAITYILGQLDGPINQFIGFIQSAQDAKISLERMGEIHDLEEETRPSGDQLMHVDRSADIRLDRVFFRYGGRNSPWVLEDISLTIPAGKTTAIVGMSGSGKTTLLKLLLKFYPVEQGEVWVGDARLDNIDNAEWRRNCGVVMQDGFIFSDTIAHNIAISDELMDFNRVKEASEIANIRDVIEQLPLGYNTKVGQEGVGLSQGQKQRILIARAAYKNPQFIYFDEATNALDAKNERVIMQKLDEFFKGKTAIVVAHRLSTVKNADQIVVMDKGKIMEIGTHKELVAKQGYYFNLVKNQLELDA, encoded by the coding sequence ATAAAATCATTTCCCCACTACAAGCAATTGGACACCATGGATTGTGGTCCAACTTGTATTCGGATGATTGCCAAATATTATGGGAAGCGTTTTTCCCTTCAAAAACTTAGAGAGCGATCTTCAATCGGAAGAGATGGTGTCTCCTTGTTAGGAATTTCCGATGCCGCCGAATCCCTTGGATTTAGAACCCTATCTGCCAAAATTCCCTTTGATAAAATGGTGGAAGAGGCCCCTATGCCGCTAATTGCCCATTGGCAGCAAAACCACTTTATTGTAGTGTACGACTACCGCAAGGGGAAGGTACATGTGGCCGATCCAGACAAAGGGATTATTAAGTTTACTAAAGAGGAATTTTTAAGAGGGTGGAAGGCCAATGCCAACGAGGAGGGAATTGTCCTTCTTATGGAGCCTTCACCGGCATTTTATGAAGAGGAAGACGATAAGGTTAGCTACAAAGGCTTTGGTTTTCTGTTGGGCTACCTCTGGCAATACAAAAAGTTTGTCATCCAGGTATTTCTTGGATTATTGGTCGGTTCTTTACTACAATTAATTTTCCCTTTCCTTACACAGGCTTTAGTAGATCAAGGAATCGCTAATCAAAATCTAGGATTTATATACACGGTTTTGGCTGCCCAAATGATGTTGTTTATCAGTAGGACATCGGTTGAGGTAATTCGCAGTTGGATATTACTGCATCTCGGTACCCGAATTAACATCAACATCCTTTCCGATTTTCTTATTAAATTGATGAAACTGCCCATTTCATTTTTCAATCAGAAAATGATTGGGGACATCATGCAACGCATTGGAGACCATCAAAGAATCTCTGCCTTTTTAACGGGTAACAGTTTAACCATCCTCTTCTCTTTTTTAAATTTTATTGTTTTTGGGGTGGTGTTACTCATTTATAGCAGTACCATTTTTGGATTGTTTTTGGCTGGCACCAGTCTTTACGTGATTTGGGTGGTTCTCTTCATGAAAAAACGCCGAGAACTAGATAATAAGCGCTTTGCCGAGTTGAGTAATAATCAAAACTCCCTGTATCAGCTTATTGTTGGGATGCCAGAGATTAAACTGAACAATTGCGAAAAGCAAAAGCGTTGGGAGTGGGAGCATATCCAAGCATTATTATTTAAGCTTTCTGTAAAGAGTTTATCCCTTAACCAGTATCAAACTGCGGGGGCTTCCTTTATCAATGAGTTAAAGAATATACTCATCACATTTATTGCAGCAAAGCTTGTTCTAGAAGGAGAACTAACGCTGGGTATGATGTTGGCCATCACCTATATTTTAGGGCAGTTGGATGGGCCTATAAACCAATTCATCGGCTTTATCCAAAGTGCGCAAGACGCAAAAATTAGTTTGGAGCGTATGGGTGAAATCCATGATTTAGAGGAAGAAACCAGACCTTCAGGAGATCAGCTAATGCATGTGGATAGATCTGCAGATATTCGTCTAGATCGGGTGTTCTTCAGATATGGCGGAAGGAATTCACCCTGGGTTTTAGAGGATATTTCGCTCACTATTCCAGCTGGAAAAACAACAGCAATAGTGGGGATGAGTGGAAGTGGGAAAACGACCCTTTTAAAACTGCTTTTGAAATTTTACCCTGTTGAGCAGGGTGAGGTTTGGGTAGGAGATGCCCGCCTTGATAATATTGATAACGCTGAGTGGAGACGTAATTGTGGGGTGGTAATGCAGGATGGATTTATTTTTTCTGATACCATTGCTCACAACATAGCTATTAGCGACGAACTCATGGACTTTAATCGCGTGAAGGAAGCGAGTGAAATTGCCAATATACGCGATGTTATAGAGCAGTTGCCGCTTGGTTATAATACAAAGGTTGGACAAGAAGGAGTTGGTTTAAGTCAAGGGCAAAAGCAAAGAATATTAATTGCCAGAGCAGCCTATAAAAATCCTCAGTTCATTTATTTCGATGAGGCCACAAATGCCCTGGATGCAAAGAATGAGCGTGTAATTATGCAAAAGCTCGATGAATTCTTTAAAGGGAAAACGGCTATAGTGGTTGCACACCGATTAAGTACCGTTAAAAATGCCGATCAGATTGTTGTTATGGATAAGGGCAAGATTATGGAAATCGGTACCCATAAAGAATTAGTCGCAAAACAGGGTTATTACTTTAACCTAGTTAAAAATCAATTGGAATTAGATGCCTGA
- a CDS encoding NAD(P)/FAD-dependent oxidoreductase, which translates to MNIDRRKKVIIVGAGFAGINIAKKLDPKLFDVLLMDKVNHHQFQPLFYQVATSQIEPSSISFPIRYLFQKKKHVRIRIATVQFVDTKNNFIRSDIGDFEYDILVLALGCKTNFFGNPNIEKYTLSLKSTYEAIGIRNHILQNFERIINSQKIVPKELKNLIIVGAGPTGVEMAGAFAELRNTILPKDYHRIDFSDLKVILIEGSANTLNNMSTNSKEKSKQYLDKLGVEIWTNTIVKNYDGKILETTDGKFIETNTVIWSAGVTPNSIKGLPEHVFNRGRIIVDRQNKVLDCENIYALGDLAYMETPKYPKGHPQLANVAINQALLLAENLKKRRLGKKQKDYEYKDLGSMATIGRNKAVVDLPFFRFNGFFAWIIWMFLHLMLILTVRNKLIIFINWTIAYFSRNTALRIILKDPSKP; encoded by the coding sequence TTGAACATCGACAGGAGAAAAAAGGTAATTATTGTTGGCGCTGGCTTTGCTGGAATTAATATTGCCAAAAAATTAGACCCCAAATTATTTGATGTTTTACTAATGGATAAAGTAAACCATCACCAATTTCAGCCGCTTTTCTATCAGGTGGCTACTTCCCAAATAGAGCCTTCAAGTATTTCTTTTCCCATTCGCTACCTCTTTCAAAAAAAGAAACATGTTCGAATTAGGATTGCTACGGTGCAATTTGTAGACACCAAAAACAATTTTATAAGAAGCGATATAGGAGATTTTGAATATGATATTCTGGTTCTCGCATTGGGCTGTAAAACAAACTTTTTTGGAAACCCGAATATTGAAAAGTATACTCTTAGCCTAAAATCCACCTATGAAGCAATAGGGATAAGAAACCATATTCTCCAAAATTTTGAGCGCATTATAAATTCTCAGAAGATAGTTCCCAAGGAACTAAAAAACCTGATAATAGTAGGTGCTGGACCAACAGGAGTTGAGATGGCCGGAGCCTTTGCAGAACTCCGAAATACCATCCTGCCCAAAGATTATCATAGAATCGATTTTTCTGATCTAAAGGTGATCCTAATAGAAGGAAGTGCCAATACTCTTAACAACATGAGCACCAATAGCAAAGAAAAGTCTAAGCAATATCTTGATAAACTTGGCGTAGAAATTTGGACCAATACCATAGTTAAAAACTATGATGGCAAGATCCTAGAAACAACAGACGGCAAGTTTATTGAAACCAACACTGTTATTTGGTCGGCAGGTGTAACTCCCAATTCGATAAAGGGCCTGCCGGAGCATGTTTTTAATCGGGGAAGAATAATCGTAGACCGACAAAACAAAGTCCTAGATTGTGAAAATATCTATGCCCTTGGTGATCTTGCATATATGGAAACTCCGAAATATCCCAAAGGGCACCCACAACTAGCCAATGTGGCAATTAATCAAGCCCTTCTACTTGCCGAAAATCTTAAAAAGAGACGGTTAGGAAAAAAACAAAAAGACTACGAGTACAAGGATCTTGGATCAATGGCTACAATTGGTAGAAACAAGGCTGTTGTAGATCTGCCGTTTTTCAGATTTAACGGTTTTTTCGCATGGATAATTTGGATGTTTTTACATCTCATGCTCATCCTAACGGTACGAAACAAACTCATAATCTTTATTAACTGGACTATTGCCTATTTCTCTAGAAATACCGCTTTGCGAATAATTCTAAAGGACCCATCCAAACCTTAA
- a CDS encoding pinensin family lanthipeptide, producing MKKKLNLKSLEIKSFVTSLDSNSSNALRGGAKTVLGMNCGTGANCPISGIRECIPTEDCIG from the coding sequence ATGAAAAAGAAACTAAATCTAAAAAGTCTAGAAATTAAAAGCTTTGTTACTTCTCTAGACTCTAATAGCTCCAACGCCCTAAGAGGTGGAGCAAAAACTGTTCTTGGTATGAATTGTGGAACCGGGGCTAACTGTCCTATTTCTGGAATTCGCGAATGCATTCCTACTGAAGATTGCATTGGATAA
- a CDS encoding HlyD family secretion protein, whose amino-acid sequence MPDNQQNIPEINEELHSEQVHEILSYVPHVLVRWGSTIIAATIILMLVGSYFIRYPEIIPAKVVVQSTTPAAKIVAKSGGRIKIRVNNNVKVSKGQVLAVIENPAITEDILKARFIADSIRNTSVDSLINPLLPQLLLGSAQSAYLRFAEDYREAVYKIRDKYTDRKIENIQAQLKSLKALNDKLNRQKRAIIKELNLAAQDFERNQKLFEQGVISQSEFENKSAIYLGKQRQVDDLDLTLINNQIQTEEYNKLLLDFEQNLGEQLLAIRSNLYQSLSYLEVAINEWFYNYALVAPNDGLLSYYRFFSDNDLVAAGEQVFAIISQNKNIQVWAEVPLVGAGKIQVGQKVNIKLQSYPYKEYGMLIGRVEQITALPNNNVYRLLIALPEGLKTTYNVELAFRQEMLGTGEILTKELSLFDRIFNELRSVVKN is encoded by the coding sequence ATGCCTGATAATCAGCAAAATATACCGGAGATTAACGAGGAGTTGCACAGCGAACAGGTGCACGAAATTCTCAGTTATGTTCCTCACGTTTTGGTGCGCTGGGGAAGTACGATTATTGCGGCCACCATTATTTTAATGTTGGTAGGGTCCTACTTTATTCGCTATCCCGAAATTATTCCAGCCAAAGTGGTGGTACAAAGCACAACACCAGCGGCAAAAATTGTTGCCAAAAGTGGCGGGAGAATAAAAATTAGGGTTAATAATAACGTTAAAGTAAGCAAGGGCCAAGTGCTTGCGGTTATTGAAAATCCGGCCATAACGGAAGATATTTTAAAAGCGCGCTTTATTGCCGATTCTATCCGAAATACTTCGGTGGACTCGCTCATAAATCCTTTATTGCCCCAGTTACTTTTAGGTTCGGCTCAATCTGCTTATTTGCGCTTTGCCGAGGATTACAGAGAGGCGGTTTATAAGATCAGAGATAAGTACACCGATAGAAAAATTGAAAATATTCAGGCACAATTAAAGTCACTGAAAGCGTTAAACGACAAATTAAACAGGCAGAAAAGAGCTATAATCAAGGAGCTAAATTTGGCTGCTCAAGATTTCGAACGAAATCAGAAACTGTTTGAGCAGGGGGTGATTTCTCAATCAGAGTTTGAAAATAAATCTGCAATTTATCTGGGTAAGCAACGTCAGGTCGATGATTTGGATCTCACCCTTATTAATAATCAAATTCAAACCGAGGAGTACAACAAATTGCTCTTGGATTTTGAACAGAATTTAGGTGAGCAACTACTCGCAATTAGATCTAATCTATACCAATCGCTTTCCTATTTGGAGGTAGCTATAAATGAGTGGTTTTACAATTATGCACTTGTTGCGCCCAACGATGGACTGCTATCCTACTACAGGTTTTTTAGTGATAATGATTTAGTCGCCGCTGGAGAACAGGTTTTTGCCATCATTTCCCAGAATAAAAACATCCAGGTTTGGGCCGAAGTACCGCTAGTAGGAGCTGGAAAAATTCAGGTAGGGCAGAAAGTTAATATTAAACTACAGAGTTATCCTTACAAAGAATACGGGATGTTAATTGGTAGGGTGGAACAAATTACCGCACTTCCAAACAACAATGTATACCGACTTTTAATTGCCCTACCAGAGGGGCTAAAGACTACCTATAATGTGGAGCTGGCATTCCGACAAGAAATGCTGGGAACCGGAGAAATTTTAACCAAAGAATTGAGCCTTTTCGATCGAATCTTTAACGAGCTACGATCGGTAGTAAAAAACTAA